The following proteins are encoded in a genomic region of Roseinatronobacter sp. S2:
- a CDS encoding ABC transporter substrate-binding protein, protein MKYPIAALALAAMTALPATAQDRLSVMLDWFVNPDHAPIILAQELGYFADAGLDVETVTPSDPNDPPRMVAAGRVDLAISYQPQLHLSRHNDLPLRRVGTLISTPLTCLVVLADGPVQDMSDLKGGKVGFAVAGVQEVMLDAMLAHHDMEPGDVEQINIGWSISPALMSGQVDGVIGAFRNFELNQLQIEGTEGRCFYPEAEGVPAYDELIYVANPDRMDAQVIARFLDATERATGFILNHPEQAWDIFAATASELQTELNIRAWGDTWPRFATRPAALDAGRYARFEAFLAQRGATSGGLSVSDLAVDVTAGGGQ, encoded by the coding sequence ATGAAATACCCGATTGCCGCGCTGGCCCTCGCCGCAATGACAGCGCTGCCCGCCACAGCGCAGGACCGCCTTAGCGTGATGCTGGACTGGTTTGTGAACCCCGACCACGCACCGATTATCCTTGCGCAGGAACTGGGCTACTTCGCAGATGCGGGCTTAGATGTGGAAACCGTCACCCCGTCCGACCCCAATGACCCGCCGCGCATGGTGGCGGCCGGGCGTGTGGATCTGGCGATTTCCTATCAGCCGCAACTGCATCTTAGCCGGCATAATGACTTGCCCTTGCGCCGCGTGGGCACGCTGATTTCCACACCGCTGACCTGTCTTGTGGTGCTGGCCGACGGGCCGGTGCAGGATATGTCCGACCTGAAGGGTGGCAAGGTGGGGTTTGCCGTGGCGGGCGTGCAGGAAGTGATGCTGGACGCAATGCTGGCTCATCACGACATGGAACCCGGTGATGTAGAGCAGATCAATATAGGCTGGTCCATCTCGCCCGCGCTGATGTCGGGGCAGGTGGATGGCGTGATCGGCGCATTCCGCAATTTCGAATTGAACCAGCTTCAGATCGAAGGAACCGAGGGGCGCTGCTTCTACCCCGAAGCCGAAGGTGTGCCCGCCTATGACGAACTGATCTATGTCGCCAATCCCGACCGCATGGATGCGCAGGTCATCGCACGTTTTCTGGATGCGACAGAACGCGCAACAGGGTTCATCCTGAACCACCCCGAACAGGCGTGGGATATTTTTGCGGCGACAGCCAGCGAATTGCAGACCGAACTGAACATCCGCGCATGGGGCGACACATGGCCACGCTTTGCCACCCGCCCCGCCGCCCTTGATGCAGGCCGCTATGCGCGCTTTGAAGCGTTCCTTGCGCAGCGTGGTGCCACATCGGGCGGGTTGTCTGTCAGTGATCTGGCCGTTGATGTCACAGCAGGCGGTGGGCAATGA
- a CDS encoding TenA family protein, producing the protein MSAPDYGHAFALWRDHAPQWRAYTHHDFVEGLRQGTLPKENFLHYLRQDYVFLIHFSRAWALAAVKAGNVSEMRAASSTVHALVHHEMPLHLDICAREGIDAAALEATVEAPANLAYTRYVLEAGYSGDFLDLMAALAPCVLGYGEIGARLAGSGGPYSDWIETYGGAEYQGLCRDVGALIDDALVCRLGAQWHSLPCAARLSQRFVTATALEVGFWDMGFAGP; encoded by the coding sequence ATGAGTGCGCCTGACTATGGCCATGCCTTCGCCCTGTGGCGCGATCACGCGCCACAATGGCGGGCCTATACCCATCACGATTTTGTCGAAGGGCTGCGTCAGGGCACCTTGCCGAAGGAAAATTTCCTGCATTACCTGCGACAGGATTATGTGTTCCTGATCCATTTTTCCCGCGCATGGGCGTTGGCGGCTGTCAAGGCGGGCAACGTGTCGGAAATGCGTGCAGCATCAAGCACCGTTCATGCGCTGGTGCATCATGAAATGCCGCTGCATCTGGATATCTGCGCGCGCGAGGGGATTGACGCCGCCGCATTGGAAGCGACAGTCGAAGCGCCCGCCAATCTGGCCTATACACGCTATGTGCTTGAAGCGGGCTACTCGGGTGATTTTCTGGACCTGATGGCGGCATTGGCGCCTTGCGTGCTGGGATATGGCGAAATTGGTGCCCGCCTTGCAGGCAGTGGCGGGCCGTATTCGGACTGGATCGAAACCTATGGTGGGGCCGAATATCAGGGCCTGTGCCGTGATGTAGGCGCGCTGATTGATGATGCGCTGGTCTGCCGGCTGGGGGCACAATGGCACAGCCTGCCCTGTGCCGCGCGTCTGTCGCAACGGTTTGTCACCGCCACGGCGCTGGAAGTGGGCTTTTGGGACATGGGGTTTGCGGGGCCATGA
- a CDS encoding ABC transporter ATP-binding protein, producing MTAPGLQVQGELWLDRAPLIRNLRLDFPAGQWSCLLGPSGVGKSTLGRLIAGLAGPFQLQGHCRASDAVPLSGRVAMMAQDGQLLPWASVLHNVTIGARLRGQVPDMARARSLLAELGLDAMAHRRPGTLSGGQRQRVALARTLIEDCPIVVLDEPFSALDAATRLAMQDLAARMLATRTVVLITHDPLEAVRLADKAWLLSPDGACALDLPETVPPRSYRDDATLAMQARLLARLHGMQPA from the coding sequence ATGACCGCACCGGGCCTGCAAGTGCAGGGCGAATTGTGGCTGGACAGGGCACCGCTGATCCGCAACCTGCGCTTGGATTTCCCCGCCGGGCAGTGGTCCTGCCTGCTGGGGCCGTCCGGTGTGGGTAAATCCACGCTGGGGCGGCTGATCGCGGGGCTGGCGGGGCCGTTTCAGTTGCAAGGGCACTGCCGCGCCAGTGATGCGGTGCCTTTGAGCGGGCGGGTGGCCATGATGGCGCAGGACGGGCAGCTTTTGCCATGGGCCAGTGTGCTGCATAATGTCACCATTGGCGCACGCCTGCGCGGGCAGGTGCCGGATATGGCCCGTGCGCGCAGTTTGCTTGCCGAACTGGGGCTGGACGCAATGGCGCATCGTCGCCCCGGCACCTTGTCGGGCGGGCAGCGCCAGCGTGTCGCATTGGCGCGCACCCTGATCGAGGATTGCCCGATTGTGGTGCTGGATGAACCGTTTTCGGCGCTGGATGCGGCCACCAGACTGGCCATGCAGGATCTGGCCGCGCGCATGCTTGCCACGCGCACAGTGGTGCTGATCACGCATGACCCGCTGGAAGCCGTGCGGCTGGCGGACAAGGCATGGCTGCTGTCGCCCGACGGGGCCTGCGCGCTGGATCTGCCCGAAACCGTCCCCCCCCGCAGCTACCGCGATGATGCGACGCTGGCCATGCAGGCCCGCCTGCTGGCGCGGCTGCACGGGATGCAACCCGCATGA
- a CDS encoding ABC transporter permease, whose protein sequence is MNGSLAAIARGILALGFGLALWQGVVWASGVPAFILPGPVRVAESLWNNAGMLVQNARFTVVNLLTGLAAGVALGVATALNLALSPGARLLLRPMLIFAQAVPVFALAPVVTLWLGYGAPSKIVMVMLVIYFPVTSAFFDGLMRLPAPLTDMAQLMRATPLRRLIWLQVPHALPSLASGLRLALVYAPFAVVIGEWVGSSRGLGYLMLMANGRGQTDLMFASLLVLAGLSLTLFFIFEAVIRRLTRPDQDKK, encoded by the coding sequence ATGAATGGCAGTCTGGCGGCGATTGCGCGCGGTATACTGGCGCTGGGCTTCGGGCTGGCGCTGTGGCAGGGCGTGGTCTGGGCCAGTGGTGTGCCAGCGTTCATTCTGCCCGGTCCTGTGCGCGTGGCCGAAAGCCTGTGGAACAATGCGGGCATGCTTGTGCAGAATGCGCGCTTTACAGTGGTCAATCTGCTGACGGGCCTTGCGGCAGGTGTGGCCCTTGGGGTGGCAACAGCCCTGAACCTTGCCCTGTCGCCCGGTGCGCGACTGTTGCTGCGCCCGATGCTGATTTTTGCCCAGGCCGTGCCGGTCTTTGCGCTGGCCCCCGTCGTCACGTTATGGCTGGGCTATGGTGCCCCGTCCAAGATTGTGATGGTCATGCTGGTGATTTATTTCCCTGTCACATCGGCCTTTTTTGACGGGTTGATGCGGTTGCCCGCGCCCCTGACAGATATGGCGCAGCTTATGCGCGCGACCCCCTTGCGCCGTCTGATCTGGTTGCAGGTGCCGCATGCGCTGCCATCGCTTGCATCGGGGTTGCGGCTTGCGCTGGTTTATGCGCCTTTCGCGGTCGTGATCGGTGAATGGGTGGGGTCGTCGCGCGGATTGGGCTACCTGATGCTGATGGCCAATGGTCGCGGGCAGACTGACCTGATGTTTGCGTCCCTGCTGGTGCTGGCAGGGTTAAGCCTGACGCTGTTTTTCATCTTCGAGGCTGTTATTCGAAGATTAACGCGACCGGATCAGGATAAGAAATAG
- a CDS encoding glycosyltransferase family 2 protein: MTQVVSVIIPASNEGQYIGACLKAVLASSPLPRHTMEVLVVANGCNDDTVAVAHRFTDAAEQRGWSLHVLDLPAGNKIKALNAGDHCATGYIRVYLDADVIVSPDVLADLTDALASGKPLYGSGTPRIPAPASWLTTQYARFWQRLPFARSKAAGFGLFAVNAAGRQRWDQFPDIISDDTFVRLQFAPHERVQVGATYEWPMAEGLARLVRVRRRQDQGLAQLAALFPDLMQNDDKPRPDVWALLKADPVGFGVYAVISALVRLTRSRDRTGWARGR, encoded by the coding sequence ATGACACAGGTTGTTTCGGTGATCATTCCAGCCAGCAATGAAGGGCAGTATATCGGGGCCTGCCTGAAGGCTGTTCTGGCGTCCAGCCCGCTGCCGCGCCACACAATGGAAGTGCTGGTTGTGGCGAATGGCTGCAACGATGACACTGTTGCGGTGGCCCATAGGTTCACCGACGCGGCAGAACAACGCGGCTGGTCTTTGCATGTTCTGGACCTGCCTGCGGGAAACAAGATCAAGGCGCTGAACGCGGGCGATCACTGCGCGACCGGGTATATCCGCGTCTATCTGGATGCCGATGTGATCGTCAGCCCGGATGTGCTGGCGGACCTGACTGATGCGCTGGCGTCCGGCAAGCCGCTATATGGTTCTGGCACACCGCGCATTCCAGCCCCCGCAAGTTGGCTGACCACACAATATGCCCGCTTTTGGCAACGCCTGCCATTTGCCAGGTCCAAGGCCGCAGGGTTTGGCCTTTTTGCAGTAAACGCGGCAGGGCGACAGCGCTGGGACCAGTTTCCCGACATTATTTCTGATGACACCTTTGTCCGGTTACAGTTTGCCCCGCACGAACGTGTGCAAGTCGGCGCGACCTATGAATGGCCAATGGCCGAAGGTCTGGCGCGCCTGGTCCGCGTGCGGCGCAGGCAGGATCAGGGACTTGCGCAGCTTGCCGCGCTGTTCCCTGATCTGATGCAGAACGACGACAAGCCGCGACCGGATGTCTGGGCCTTGCTGAAGGCCGACCCTGTCGGGTTTGGCGTCTATGCCGTCATTTCAGCACTTGTGCGCCTGACCCGCAGTCGTGACCGCACCGGTTGGGCGCGCGGACGCTGA
- a CDS encoding WecB/TagA/CpsF family glycosyltransferase: MTFEVAGHKVNVSSASREEFFDLFREMLGTRTGFAIATLNLDHLVKLHEDPVFRSAYNAHDIILADGNPIVWLSRLAGCPVAHMPGSDLIEPVCAIAAELGVPIAFIGSTQDVLDKATDRLTARFPALKVVARLAPPMGFDPDSPLARHVLQQAHDAGAQLCLLALGAPKQERFAIYGRTTLPDMGFISIGAGLDFLARTQIRAPRIIRMIAMEWLWRLAGSPRRLAWRYMKCAMILPRLSVLAAKSRSARR, translated from the coding sequence ATGACCTTTGAGGTTGCGGGTCATAAGGTAAATGTCTCATCTGCGTCACGCGAGGAGTTTTTCGATCTGTTTCGCGAAATGCTGGGCACCCGGACAGGATTTGCAATCGCAACCTTGAACCTGGATCATCTGGTGAAACTTCACGAAGATCCGGTATTCCGTTCGGCCTATAATGCGCATGATATCATTTTGGCGGACGGCAACCCTATTGTGTGGCTCTCACGCCTTGCCGGGTGCCCCGTCGCCCACATGCCGGGATCGGACCTGATTGAACCTGTCTGCGCGATTGCAGCGGAGCTCGGGGTTCCCATCGCCTTCATCGGATCGACACAGGATGTGCTGGACAAAGCCACTGACAGGCTGACGGCGCGTTTTCCTGCATTAAAGGTCGTCGCCAGACTTGCGCCGCCAATGGGGTTTGATCCGGACAGCCCCCTTGCCAGACATGTGCTGCAACAGGCCCATGACGCAGGGGCACAGCTGTGCCTGCTGGCATTGGGCGCCCCCAAACAGGAACGCTTTGCCATCTATGGCCGCACGACCCTGCCGGATATGGGCTTCATATCCATCGGTGCGGGTCTGGACTTTCTGGCCAGAACACAGATTCGCGCCCCCCGCATCATACGCATGATCGCGATGGAATGGCTTTGGCGTCTGGCTGGAAGCCCAAGGCGACTGGCATGGCGATATATGAAATGTGCCATGATCTTGCCCCGACTTTCTGTGCTTGCCGCGAAATCGCGCAGTGCCCGTCGCTGA
- the carB gene encoding carbamoyl-phosphate synthase large subunit: MPKRTDIKSIMIIGAGPIVIGQACEFDYSGTQACKALREEGYRVILVNSNPATIMTDPGLADATYIEPITPEIVAKIIEKERPDALLPTMGGQTGLNTSLALADMGVLEKFGVEMIGAKREAIEMAEDRKLFREAMDRLGIENPRATIVAAPKLPNGKYDINAGVAEAMAAIEYVGLPAIIRPAFTLGGTGGGVAYNRDDYERICRSGLDASPMAQILVDESLLGWKEFEMEVVRDRADNAIIVCSIENVDPMGVHTGDSITVAPALTLTDKEYQIMRNGSIAVLREIGVETGGSNVQWAINPEDGRMVVIEMNPRVSRSSALASKATGFPIAKIAAKLAVGYTLDELDNDITKVTPASFEPTIDYVVTKIPRFAFEKFPGSKPELTTAMKSVGEAMAIGRTFHESMQKALASMETGLSGFDEIAIPGAPDKASVIKAISAQTPDRIRLIAQAMREGLSDDEIQAATSFDPWFLARIREIIDAEAQIRADGLPVTAEGLRDLKMMGFTDARLATLTGRDEAQVRRARRNLGVTAVFKRIDTCAAEFEAQTPYMYSTYETPVMGDVECEARPSDRKKVVILGGGPNRIGQGIEFDYCCCHACFALTDVGYETIMINCNPETVSTDYDTSDRLYFEPLTLEHVLEILRVEQENGTLHGVIVQFGGQTPLKLANALQEEGIPILGTSPDAIDLAEDRERFQALLNKLGLKQPVNGIASSRDQAFEIAQKVGYPLVIRPSYVLGGRAMEIVRDDAHLERYIRDAVQVSGKNPVLLDSYLIGAVEVDVDALCDGQAVHVAGIMQHIEEAGVHSGDSACSLPPYSLSQEIIAELHKQTEAMARGLNVVGLMNVQFAIKDDVIYVLEVNPRASRTVPFVAKSTDSAIASIAARLMAGEPLSNFPLRAPLDGDVKPTEPLPMGDPLTLADPQTPWFSVKEAVLPFARFPGVDTLLGPEMRSTGEVMGWARNFARAFYKAQLGAGVTLPESGKVFVSIKDYDKGPMILETAQSLIELGFQIIATRGTADWLREHGVTCDIVNKVYEGRPNIVDLLKSGEIVMLLNTTEGAQAVEDSREIRSVALYNKIPYFTTAAGSHAAVLAIRAREEGEIGVRALQH, encoded by the coding sequence ATGCCGAAAAGAACCGATATCAAATCCATCATGATCATTGGTGCGGGGCCTATCGTCATCGGACAGGCCTGTGAATTCGACTATTCCGGGACACAAGCCTGCAAGGCCCTGCGCGAGGAAGGGTACCGGGTGATTCTGGTCAACTCGAACCCGGCGACGATCATGACCGACCCCGGCCTTGCCGATGCAACATATATCGAACCGATTACGCCCGAAATTGTCGCCAAGATCATCGAAAAGGAACGCCCCGACGCGCTGCTGCCCACAATGGGCGGGCAGACCGGCCTGAACACGTCGCTGGCGCTGGCGGATATGGGCGTTCTGGAAAAATTCGGCGTTGAAATGATCGGCGCCAAGCGTGAGGCCATTGAAATGGCCGAAGACCGCAAGCTGTTTCGCGAAGCCATGGACAGGCTGGGCATTGAAAACCCGCGCGCGACCATCGTTGCCGCGCCCAAACTGCCCAACGGCAAATATGACATCAATGCAGGCGTTGCCGAAGCCATGGCCGCCATTGAATATGTCGGCCTGCCCGCGATTATCCGCCCTGCCTTCACGCTTGGCGGCACTGGCGGCGGTGTGGCCTATAACCGCGATGATTACGAACGCATCTGCCGGTCGGGGCTTGATGCATCCCCCATGGCGCAGATTCTGGTCGATGAATCTCTGCTGGGCTGGAAAGAATTCGAAATGGAAGTCGTGCGCGACCGCGCAGACAACGCCATCATCGTTTGTTCCATTGAAAATGTGGACCCGATGGGGGTGCACACGGGCGATTCAATCACCGTGGCACCCGCGCTGACGCTGACTGACAAGGAATACCAGATCATGCGCAACGGCTCTATCGCTGTGCTGCGTGAAATCGGGGTCGAAACCGGCGGGTCGAACGTGCAATGGGCGATCAACCCCGAAGACGGGCGCATGGTGGTGATCGAAATGAACCCCCGCGTGTCGCGGTCATCCGCGCTGGCGTCCAAGGCCACAGGCTTTCCAATCGCCAAGATCGCGGCCAAGCTGGCAGTAGGCTACACACTGGACGAGCTGGACAACGACATCACAAAAGTGACACCCGCTTCGTTTGAACCGACCATAGATTATGTGGTCACGAAAATCCCAAGGTTCGCTTTTGAAAAGTTCCCCGGCTCCAAGCCTGAACTAACCACCGCCATGAAATCGGTGGGCGAGGCGATGGCGATTGGCCGCACCTTCCACGAATCCATGCAAAAGGCGCTGGCCAGCATGGAAACCGGACTAAGCGGGTTTGACGAAATCGCCATTCCCGGCGCGCCCGACAAGGCATCCGTCATCAAGGCCATTTCCGCACAGACCCCCGACCGCATCCGGCTGATCGCACAGGCCATGCGCGAAGGGTTGTCAGATGACGAAATTCAGGCCGCCACATCGTTTGATCCTTGGTTTCTGGCCCGTATCCGCGAAATCATCGATGCCGAAGCACAAATACGCGCCGACGGGCTGCCCGTCACCGCCGAAGGCTTGCGCGATCTGAAGATGATGGGTTTCACCGATGCGCGCCTTGCAACGCTGACCGGCCGGGACGAGGCGCAAGTGCGCCGCGCGCGCCGCAATCTGGGCGTGACCGCAGTGTTCAAGCGCATCGACACCTGCGCCGCCGAATTCGAGGCGCAGACCCCGTATATGTATTCGACCTATGAAACCCCCGTGATGGGCGATGTGGAATGCGAAGCGCGCCCGTCCGACCGCAAGAAGGTGGTTATTCTGGGCGGTGGACCCAACCGGATCGGGCAGGGGATCGAATTCGATTACTGCTGCTGCCACGCCTGTTTCGCGCTAACGGATGTTGGCTATGAAACCATCATGATCAACTGCAACCCTGAAACAGTGTCCACCGATTATGACACATCGGACCGGCTGTATTTTGAACCGCTGACGCTGGAGCATGTGCTGGAAATCCTGCGGGTTGAGCAGGAAAACGGCACGCTGCACGGTGTGATCGTCCAGTTCGGCGGACAGACCCCGCTGAAGCTGGCCAATGCGCTGCAAGAAGAAGGGATTCCCATCCTGGGAACCAGCCCCGACGCGATTGATCTGGCCGAGGACCGCGAGCGTTTTCAGGCGCTTCTGAACAAGCTGGGGCTGAAACAGCCGGTCAACGGCATCGCGTCCAGTCGCGATCAGGCATTCGAGATTGCGCAGAAGGTGGGCTACCCGCTGGTGATCCGCCCGTCCTATGTTCTGGGCGGGCGCGCCATGGAAATCGTGCGCGACGATGCGCATCTGGAACGCTACATCCGTGATGCGGTGCAGGTGTCGGGCAAGAACCCCGTTTTGCTGGACAGCTATCTTATTGGCGCGGTCGAAGTTGATGTGGACGCGCTGTGCGACGGTCAGGCCGTGCATGTTGCGGGCATCATGCAGCATATCGAGGAAGCGGGCGTGCATTCGGGCGACAGCGCCTGTTCGCTTCCCCCTTATTCCTTGTCGCAGGAGATCATCGCTGAATTGCACAAACAAACCGAAGCGATGGCACGCGGGCTGAATGTCGTGGGCCTGATGAATGTGCAATTCGCCATCAAGGATGATGTGATCTATGTGCTGGAAGTGAACCCGCGCGCCAGCCGCACGGTTCCCTTCGTCGCCAAATCCACGGACAGTGCAATCGCATCAATTGCCGCGCGCCTTATGGCGGGCGAACCGTTGTCGAACTTTCCGCTGCGCGCGCCGCTGGATGGCGATGTCAAACCCACCGAGCCGCTGCCCATGGGGGATCCCCTGACACTGGCAGACCCGCAGACCCCGTGGTTTTCGGTCAAGGAAGCGGTGTTGCCATTTGCACGTTTTCCGGGTGTGGACACACTGCTTGGCCCCGAAATGCGTTCAACCGGCGAGGTGATGGGCTGGGCACGCAATTTCGCGCGCGCCTTCTACAAAGCGCAGCTGGGCGCAGGCGTGACATTGCCCGAAAGCGGCAAGGTCTTTGTGTCGATCAAGGATTACGACAAGGGGCCAATGATACTGGAAACCGCGCAATCGCTGATTGAACTGGGCTTCCAGATCATTGCAACGCGGGGCACCGCCGACTGGCTGCGCGAGCACGGTGTCACCTGTGACATTGTCAACAAAGTCTATGAAGGGCGGCCCAATATCGTTGACCTGCTGAAAAGCGGCGAAATCGTCATGCTGCTGAATACCACCGAAGGCGCACAAGCGGTCGAGGACAGCCGCGAAATTCGCTCTGTGGCGCTGTATAACAAGATCCCGTATTTCACGACAGCAGCCGGCAGCCATGCCGCTGTTCTGGCCATCAGGGCCCGTGAAGAAGGCGAGATTGGCGTGCGCGCCTTGCAACACTGA
- a CDS encoding GAF domain-containing hybrid sensor histidine kinase/response regulator, with protein sequence MTGDRNPNSNEARLTDIQGLVVELINRLLSTNIDEIDHAIDDALAKIGAFTGRDRAYVFVRHEDTADNTHEWCAAGVDPMKEALQGISMEEFHTVRELLDKGEAANISDVRDYPETSDTRQFLDAQGIRSMLLVPMVPDGELFGVVGFDSVSGVGFFSPSEIYLLRSFADVVTSVLLRRDSVLAVRAAQEELARERAFLQGIVSTSATGFVVLSSEGRIIYANDAAESVLGVSRDFMMGEMYNSSKWEMTDIDGNPIKEEDEPFVIVQKTGRMVQNHRVALHCNDGLRYSSFNAAPIAAADGQDARVVYAVTDVTALVTAEQARAVALDDARRANVAKSNFLAKMSHEIRTPLNGILGISDILAETIADKTSLQMINVLRNSGTLLMGIINDLLDMSKIEADALELEAVPFLLSDLARRTEEVHTLRAAEKGFSFSVRIEDPIDAPRLGDPQRLTQILHNLISNAVKFTQQGYVNVWLSALDCGMIQIRVEDSGIGMTPAQLQRVFAPFSQADSSISRRFGGTGLGMSIVKRLVEMMDGTIELESTEGQGTTITIKLPLPVSMEKDSDGKPQPPKDGGETEKITLPPLSILVADDNRTNQMILGIMLGQIGAQATMADDGLSALEIYRQGKFDVLVLDISMPGMDGVTLLNAIRTEESLRGLPHTPALAFTANAMSHQVAAYRAAGFDDCLTKPLRREDLVLALSRLVN encoded by the coding sequence ATGACCGGCGACAGAAACCCCAACAGCAATGAAGCGCGCCTGACCGACATTCAGGGTCTGGTGGTGGAATTGATAAACCGCCTGCTTAGCACCAACATCGACGAAATTGACCACGCGATTGATGATGCGCTGGCCAAGATTGGTGCCTTTACAGGCCGCGACCGTGCCTATGTGTTCGTACGCCATGAAGACACTGCCGACAATACACATGAATGGTGTGCCGCAGGGGTCGACCCCATGAAAGAAGCCCTGCAGGGCATCTCGATGGAGGAGTTCCACACTGTCCGGGAGTTGCTGGACAAGGGGGAGGCTGCGAATATTTCAGATGTGCGGGATTACCCCGAAACCTCTGATACGCGGCAGTTTCTGGATGCGCAGGGAATCCGTTCCATGCTGTTGGTGCCGATGGTGCCGGATGGTGAATTGTTCGGTGTGGTCGGATTTGACAGTGTGTCGGGCGTCGGGTTCTTTTCCCCAAGCGAGATTTACCTGCTGCGGTCATTTGCCGATGTGGTGACATCCGTTCTGTTGCGCCGCGATTCGGTTCTGGCCGTTCGCGCAGCCCAGGAAGAACTGGCCCGCGAACGTGCGTTCCTTCAGGGAATTGTCAGCACCAGCGCCACGGGGTTTGTGGTTCTGTCCAGTGAGGGGCGCATCATTTACGCCAATGACGCCGCAGAATCCGTTCTGGGTGTGTCCCGCGACTTCATGATGGGCGAGATGTATAACAGCTCGAAATGGGAAATGACCGATATTGATGGCAACCCCATCAAGGAAGAAGATGAACCCTTTGTAATTGTCCAGAAAACTGGGCGCATGGTTCAGAACCACCGTGTTGCGCTGCATTGCAATGACGGACTGCGGTATTCATCGTTCAACGCAGCACCCATTGCGGCCGCAGACGGGCAGGATGCGCGGGTCGTCTACGCCGTCACGGATGTGACAGCCCTTGTCACCGCAGAGCAGGCGCGCGCTGTGGCGCTGGATGACGCGCGGCGCGCAAATGTGGCGAAATCGAACTTTCTGGCCAAGATGAGTCATGAAATCCGGACCCCCCTGAACGGAATCTTGGGTATTTCCGATATTCTGGCAGAAACCATTGCGGACAAGACCAGCCTGCAAATGATCAATGTGCTGCGCAATTCCGGCACATTGCTTATGGGCATCATCAACGACCTTCTGGATATGAGCAAGATTGAAGCCGATGCACTGGAGCTGGAGGCCGTCCCCTTCCTGTTGTCGGATCTGGCGCGTCGCACCGAAGAAGTGCACACCCTGCGTGCTGCGGAGAAGGGATTTTCCTTCAGCGTTCGCATCGAAGACCCGATTGATGCGCCACGCCTTGGGGACCCGCAGCGCCTGACGCAGATTTTGCATAACCTGATCAGCAATGCGGTGAAGTTCACGCAGCAGGGCTATGTCAATGTATGGCTGTCGGCCCTTGATTGCGGGATGATACAGATCCGCGTTGAGGACAGCGGCATCGGTATGACGCCGGCACAGCTGCAACGCGTTTTCGCGCCGTTTTCGCAGGCCGACAGTTCTATCTCGCGGCGGTTCGGGGGCACAGGTCTGGGCATGTCCATCGTCAAGCGTCTGGTCGAGATGATGGATGGCACAATCGAGTTGGAGAGCACAGAAGGGCAGGGCACCACGATCACAATCAAGCTGCCGCTGCCGGTTTCCATGGAAAAAGATTCGGATGGTAAGCCCCAGCCCCCCAAAGACGGGGGAGAAACTGAAAAAATCACCTTGCCGCCGCTGTCAATTCTGGTTGCAGATGATAACCGGACAAACCAGATGATCCTTGGTATCATGCTGGGCCAAATCGGTGCGCAAGCCACAATGGCAGATGACGGTCTGTCGGCGCTGGAAATTTACAGGCAGGGAAAGTTTGATGTTCTGGTGCTTGATATTTCCATGCCGGGTATGGACGGTGTCACGTTGTTGAATGCCATCCGCACCGAAGAAAGTTTGCGGGGCCTGCCGCACACGCCTGCGCTGGCATTTACCGCGAACGCAATGTCCCATCAGGTGGCGGCGTACCGCGCCGCAGGTTTTGATGACTGCCTGACAAAACCGCTCAGACGCGAAGATCTGGTTTTGGCCCTGTCACGGCTTGTCAACTGA